The genomic region ACCCCGTGAGCTACTCTCGTGACACGCGGTTCGAGCAACCTGATTCTCAGAGTGTTGTCCCTAGCAACCCGGATCAGAGAGCTAGGTCCAGCCAACGCGTAACCGCACCAAACTCACAAGGGGCACAACGAGCGCACACAACTCCATCCCGAGAAAGAATGGATGCACCATTACCATCCCCAAGACCTTTGGAAGAGGCACTCCCACCACTTCCGCGCTCTGCTCGCCAGTCAATATCGTCAGATCAGCAACGCCCAAGATGGCAGCCGGATAATGAGGTCACATATTGCCCTATCTGCCATACGCAGTTTAGTTTCTTCATCCGCAAACATCATTGCAGGTAGGTCGAGATATATCCAGACAACATTTGATTATATATGCTTATCGGATCAGGAAATGTGGAAGAGTCGTTTGCAACGCCTGTTCACCGCACAGGATTATCATCCCCCACCAATATATTGTACGACAACCTGGCTCCGAGGCAGCCGTCCATCAATCACTGCTTGTTGACGGACTAGGAGCCGGATATTTTGATGTGAATGACATGTCAGGAGGTGAACGGGTGAGGCTTTGCAATCCTTGCGTACCAGATCCGAATACAGCGCCCCCGCAAAGCCCGAGTCCACAAGCAACTCTTTCGCCGCGAACTTCTCACCAGAGGTCACGAAGCAGTATTGGTAATGCCTATGGAGCACTGCAGTCGTCTAATCGACATGGTGCAGTTTTCGCGCCCGGCACCGGTGGCGACCCGTACAGATATCTCTCTCTCAGGACGAGGAGTGTCACAATGGTACTTTGCCTTTCTCTCACTGAATTTTTCCATAAACTGACGTATCACTAGGGCTCGGCGTCATCTGGTTCTTCTCCTGGTCCTACCTATAGAAGACGTAGTGGAGCGCTCCAGTCGCGTTTTGACCGAGTCCAAGCAAGTGGCCAGGCTGCTTCGCCATCTTCATATCCAGAGCGCTATAGCTCACTGGGAGAATCATCGACCAGGCAGCGGGAACTTCCGCCTACGCCACAGATtgccgaggaagatgaatGTCCTGTTTGTCATCGCGAGCTGCCGTCCCAGAGCTTGCCAAATGCTGAGGAACTTCGTCAGTCACATATCACGAAGTGTATCCAGACTCACAGCGCGTATGGAACGTTGGGCGCTGGTGAGGATGGCGGAGCGCCAGCTGTACCCCGGTTGACAGGCATGTATTGTTATTCCGCAACGGAGAAGGATTGCATCGATGATGCAGAGTGCACCATTTGTCTCGAAGAATTCACTGTTGGGGATCAAATGGCACGTTTGGAGTGTCTGTGCAGATTTCATAAACACTGCATCTCGTCTTGGTTCCGTAAACATCCCGGACGATGTCCAGTTCACCAGCATGGCTTGGGTTATTAAGGGAAGAGGCGTTTATTGCATACGAGAATGGCGTAACGGATATGGGACTGGCCACTTTTCAGCATTTTCTTATGTCTTAGATTTGGTTGAGCACTAGCCACTGTGCCTTTGTTCATTGCAGCGTTTGAACTGGAATATGGGTCATGTAGTTGTGCAAGAAGTATTGGATATTTTAATACGATGTGACGAAGAATACAGAAATACTCATGAAATTCACTCCATTGTAAACCATTGTGTCAATAGCCTGCTTTTAAAGTTGattccttgatcttgtcacTGTGTTTGGTTTTATGAGTCTATGCTCGTTGCTATGTAACTCAGTATCCTTACCTATACCAAACTCAAACGTTATAACACAGCCAAAAAAAGCTTGGAAGTGACGGGCTACGTAATACATATGCAGGTAAATCAAGGCGTTGCTAGTCTGATGGTCACATCAACGCAAGTCACGTTGGTCTCTGATGGAGCATGAAGAGTTCACATCTTACAATCATGCAATGCTTGAACTTACGAAGGCTCTTGATATCCCAATGATATAGTGAAAGAGAGGTCGAATAAACATACTTTCAACGCTCTGCCTGGAAAGCCTCCCTGCCCCATGACCTCAGCAGTTTCTATGAGACTAAGTTTGAGATATGGTCTAGATGACTCTACATACAGAAATTATGCCCTTAAA from Fusarium oxysporum Fo47 chromosome III, complete sequence harbors:
- a CDS encoding FYVE zinc finger-domain-containing protein, which codes for MASPSGASGQFASEAARDYSALVSSSSPSSHSLHSDDGQREIDQNDQDPDQYHHQDNAQDPICPWRNRRFHHQECSRYFDCPSHTIERSLSESGSGDQESTHSSHHSRTEIERDQSGAQTIRFSNQELAQVGITRDNVPTPDSDHANVDRDAAYITSDPPSNQAPLPPAVTQEPGQSSTGTPHTLLSTYPVSYSRDTRFEQPDSQSVVPSNPDQRARSSQRVTAPNSQGAQRAHTTPSRERMDAPLPSPRPLEEALPPLPRSARQSISSDQQRPRWQPDNEVTYCPICHTQFSFFIRKHHCRKCGRVVCNACSPHRIIIPHQYIVRQPGSEAAVHQSLLVDGLGAGYFDVNDMSGGERVRLCNPCVPDPNTAPPQSPSPQATLSPRTSHQRSRSSIGNAYGALQSSNRHGAVFAPGTGGDPYRYLSLRTRSVTMGSASSGSSPGPTYRRRSGALQSRFDRVQASGQAASPSSYPERYSSLGESSTRQRELPPTPQIAEEDECPVCHRELPSQSLPNAEELRQSHITKCIQTHSAYGTLGAGEDGGAPAVPRLTGMYCYSATEKDCIDDAECTICLEEFTVGDQMARLECLCRFHKHCISSWFRKHPGRCPVHQHGLGY